One window from the genome of Oryctolagus cuniculus chromosome 1, mOryCun1.1, whole genome shotgun sequence encodes:
- the UAP1L1 gene encoding UDP-N-acetylhexosamine pyrophosphorylase-like protein 1 isoform X2 produces the protein MRFAEAIVKTEIFSPPCLAKETETKEPHQVSRTKLSAKMARATLLSAQLRSPMAAWPTGTRRPVAPHWSPGAALLPLPPLSGQPRTRADPCGQTRGRPGPGLASTASGACAAPAGIPRPRRRARRGAGGGAAPPAGPVMAALERQAAGDMASERDVRARLQLAGQEHLLRFWAELAPGPRAGLLAELEPLDPAALREHCRQAAAACARPPGPDPGLAARLRPLPPERVGSASRSDPETRRRWEEEGLRQIALNKVAVLLLAGGQGTRLGVDYPKGMYRVGLPSRKTLYQLQAERIRRVQQLAGERHGARCTVPWYIMTSEFTLGPTAAFFREHDFFQLDPASVIMFEQRMLPAVSFEGRAILERKDKVAMAPDGNGGLYRALADQRVLEDMEVRGVEFVHVYCVDNILVRLADPVFLGFCVLRGADCGAKVVEYSEVSPETAGLRAPDGGLLYNAGNICNHFFTRGFLQMVTRELEPLLPLHVAVKKVPHVDDQGALVKPQTPNGIKMEKFVFDVFPFAKNFVAFEVPREEEFSPLKNGERADRDSPSTARRALLSQHYRWALRAGARFLDAQGAWLPERPCLPQDEDPPAICEISPLVSYSGEGLEVYLRGRALQSPLILDEARARELLPQEA, from the exons ATGCGGTTTGCAGAAGCAATTGTAAAAACAGAGATATTCTCTCCTCCGTGCttagcaaaagaaacagaaaccaaagagCCCCACCAGGTTTCTAGGACAAAGCTTAGTGCCAAGATGGCCAGAGCCACCCTTCTCAGCGCGCAGCTTAGAAGTCCGATGGCTGCGTGGCCCACAGGCACGCGGCGGCCGGTCGCCCCGCACTGGTCCCCTGGGGCTGCACTTCTTCCTCTCCCGCCTCTTTCCGGCCAACCCCGCACCAGGGCAGACCCCTGCGGACAGACCCGAGGCCGtccggggccggggctggcgaGCACGGCCTCCGGGGCctgcgcggcgccggccgggatcCCCCGCCCACGGAGGCGGGCGCGGCgcggagctgggggcggggcggcaccTCCCGCCGGTCCCGTGATGGCCGCGCTGGAGCGGCAGGCGGCGGGCGACATGGCCTCGGAGCGGGACGTGCGCGCCCGGCTGCAGCTGGCCGGCCAGGAGCACCTCCTGCGCTTCTGGGCCGAGCTGGCGCCGGGGCCGCGCGCGGGGCTGCTGGCCGAGCTGGAGCCGCTGGACCCCGCGGCGCTGCGCGAGCACTGCCGGCAGGCGGCGGCGGCCTGCGCGCGCCCTCCGGGCCCGGACCCCGGCCTGGCCGCGCGCCTGCGGCCCCTGCCCCCGGAACGAGTGGGCAGCGCGAGCCGCAGCGACCCCGAGACGCGGCGGCgctgggaggaggagg GTCTCCGCCAGATCGCCCTGAACAAGGTGGCCGTCCTGCTGCTGGCCGGGGGACAGGGCACTCGTCTGGGTGTGGACTACCCCAAGGGCATGTACCGCGTGGGGCTCCCCAGCCGGAAGACCCTCTATCAGCTGCAGGCCGAGCGGATCCGGCGCGTGCAGCAGCTGGCCGGCGAGCGCCACGGGGCGCGCTGCACGGTGCCCTG GTACATCATGACCAGCGAGTTCACGCTGGGGCCCACGGCCGCCTTCTTCCGCGAGCACGACTTCTTCCAGCTGGACCCCGCCAGCGTCATCATGTTCGAGCAGCGCATGCTGCCCGCCGTGAGCTTCGAGGGCAGGGCCATTCTCGAGCGCAAGGACAAAGTGGCCATGGCCCCAG ATGGCAACGGTGGCCTGTACCGCGCGCTGGCGGACCAGCGCGTCCTGGAGGACATGGAGGTCCGCGGGGTGGAGTTTGTCCACGTGTACTGCGTGGACAACATCTTGGTGCGCCTGGCCGACCCCGTCTTCCTGGGCTTCTGCGTGCTGCGAGGAGCCGACTGCGGCGCGAAg GTGGTGGAGTACAGCGAGGTCAGCCCTGAGACCGCAGGACTGCGGGCCCCGGATGGGGGCTTGCTCTACAACGCAGGCAACATCTGTAACCACTTCTTCACCCGAGGCTTCCTCCAGATGGTCAccag GGAGTTGGAGCCTCTGCTGCCACTGCACGTGGCGGTGAAGAAGGTGCCACACGTGGAcgaccagggagctctggtgaAGCCACAGACGCCGAACGGGATAAAGATGGAGAAGTTTGTCTTCGACGTGTTTCCGTTCGCCAA AAACTTCGTGGCCTTTGAGGTGCCGAGGGAGGAGGAGTTCTCCCCGCTGAAGAACGGGGAGCGGGCGGACAGGGACAGCCCCTCCACGGCCAGGCGCGCCCTGCTCTCCCAGCACTACCGCTGGGCTCTGCGGGCCGGCGCCCGCTTCCTGGACGCCCAGGGGGCCTGGCTGCCTGAGCGGCCGTG CTTGCCCCAAGATGAAGACCCTCCGGCCATCTGCGAGATATCGCCCTTGGTTTCTTACTCCGGAGAG GGTTTGGAAGTGTACCTGCGAGGCCGGGCGCTGCAGTCCCCACTCATCCTGGATGAGGCTCGGGCCAGGGAGCTGCTGCCGCAGGAGGCCTGA
- the UAP1L1 gene encoding UDP-N-acetylhexosamine pyrophosphorylase-like protein 1 isoform X1: protein MRFAEAIVKTEIFSPPCLAKETETKEPHQVSRTKLSAKMARATLLSAQLRSPMAAWPTGTRRPVAPHWSPGAALLPLPPLSGQPRTRADPCGQTRGRPGPGLASTASGACAAPAGIPRPRRRARRGAGGGAAPPAGPVMAALERQAAGDMASERDVRARLQLAGQEHLLRFWAELAPGPRAGLLAELEPLDPAALREHCRQAAAACARPPGPDPGLAARLRPLPPERVGSASRSDPETRRRWEEEGLRQIALNKVAVLLLAGGQGTRLGVDYPKGMYRVGLPSRKTLYQLQAERIRRVQQLAGERHGARCTVPWYIMTSEFTLGPTAAFFREHDFFQLDPASVIMFEQRMLPAVSFEGRAILERKDKVAMAPDGNGGLYRALADQRVLEDMEVRGVEFVHVYCVDNILVRLADPVFLGFCVLRGADCGAKVVEKAQPEEPVGVVCQVDGVPQVVEYSEVSPETAGLRAPDGGLLYNAGNICNHFFTRGFLQMVTRELEPLLPLHVAVKKVPHVDDQGALVKPQTPNGIKMEKFVFDVFPFAKNFVAFEVPREEEFSPLKNGERADRDSPSTARRALLSQHYRWALRAGARFLDAQGAWLPERPCLPQDEDPPAICEISPLVSYSGEGLEVYLRGRALQSPLILDEARARELLPQEA from the exons ATGCGGTTTGCAGAAGCAATTGTAAAAACAGAGATATTCTCTCCTCCGTGCttagcaaaagaaacagaaaccaaagagCCCCACCAGGTTTCTAGGACAAAGCTTAGTGCCAAGATGGCCAGAGCCACCCTTCTCAGCGCGCAGCTTAGAAGTCCGATGGCTGCGTGGCCCACAGGCACGCGGCGGCCGGTCGCCCCGCACTGGTCCCCTGGGGCTGCACTTCTTCCTCTCCCGCCTCTTTCCGGCCAACCCCGCACCAGGGCAGACCCCTGCGGACAGACCCGAGGCCGtccggggccggggctggcgaGCACGGCCTCCGGGGCctgcgcggcgccggccgggatcCCCCGCCCACGGAGGCGGGCGCGGCgcggagctgggggcggggcggcaccTCCCGCCGGTCCCGTGATGGCCGCGCTGGAGCGGCAGGCGGCGGGCGACATGGCCTCGGAGCGGGACGTGCGCGCCCGGCTGCAGCTGGCCGGCCAGGAGCACCTCCTGCGCTTCTGGGCCGAGCTGGCGCCGGGGCCGCGCGCGGGGCTGCTGGCCGAGCTGGAGCCGCTGGACCCCGCGGCGCTGCGCGAGCACTGCCGGCAGGCGGCGGCGGCCTGCGCGCGCCCTCCGGGCCCGGACCCCGGCCTGGCCGCGCGCCTGCGGCCCCTGCCCCCGGAACGAGTGGGCAGCGCGAGCCGCAGCGACCCCGAGACGCGGCGGCgctgggaggaggagg GTCTCCGCCAGATCGCCCTGAACAAGGTGGCCGTCCTGCTGCTGGCCGGGGGACAGGGCACTCGTCTGGGTGTGGACTACCCCAAGGGCATGTACCGCGTGGGGCTCCCCAGCCGGAAGACCCTCTATCAGCTGCAGGCCGAGCGGATCCGGCGCGTGCAGCAGCTGGCCGGCGAGCGCCACGGGGCGCGCTGCACGGTGCCCTG GTACATCATGACCAGCGAGTTCACGCTGGGGCCCACGGCCGCCTTCTTCCGCGAGCACGACTTCTTCCAGCTGGACCCCGCCAGCGTCATCATGTTCGAGCAGCGCATGCTGCCCGCCGTGAGCTTCGAGGGCAGGGCCATTCTCGAGCGCAAGGACAAAGTGGCCATGGCCCCAG ATGGCAACGGTGGCCTGTACCGCGCGCTGGCGGACCAGCGCGTCCTGGAGGACATGGAGGTCCGCGGGGTGGAGTTTGTCCACGTGTACTGCGTGGACAACATCTTGGTGCGCCTGGCCGACCCCGTCTTCCTGGGCTTCTGCGTGCTGCGAGGAGCCGACTGCGGCGCGAAg GTGGTGGAGAAGGCACAGCCCGAGGAGCCCGTGGGTGTGGTGTGCCAGGTGGACGGTGTCCCCCAGGTGGTGGAGTACAGCGAGGTCAGCCCTGAGACCGCAGGACTGCGGGCCCCGGATGGGGGCTTGCTCTACAACGCAGGCAACATCTGTAACCACTTCTTCACCCGAGGCTTCCTCCAGATGGTCAccag GGAGTTGGAGCCTCTGCTGCCACTGCACGTGGCGGTGAAGAAGGTGCCACACGTGGAcgaccagggagctctggtgaAGCCACAGACGCCGAACGGGATAAAGATGGAGAAGTTTGTCTTCGACGTGTTTCCGTTCGCCAA AAACTTCGTGGCCTTTGAGGTGCCGAGGGAGGAGGAGTTCTCCCCGCTGAAGAACGGGGAGCGGGCGGACAGGGACAGCCCCTCCACGGCCAGGCGCGCCCTGCTCTCCCAGCACTACCGCTGGGCTCTGCGGGCCGGCGCCCGCTTCCTGGACGCCCAGGGGGCCTGGCTGCCTGAGCGGCCGTG CTTGCCCCAAGATGAAGACCCTCCGGCCATCTGCGAGATATCGCCCTTGGTTTCTTACTCCGGAGAG GGTTTGGAAGTGTACCTGCGAGGCCGGGCGCTGCAGTCCCCACTCATCCTGGATGAGGCTCGGGCCAGGGAGCTGCTGCCGCAGGAGGCCTGA